In Citrus sinensis cultivar Valencia sweet orange chromosome 2, DVS_A1.0, whole genome shotgun sequence, a single genomic region encodes these proteins:
- the LOC102627218 gene encoding UDP-glycosyltransferase 43-like produces MTMRKLNLVFTSTPGIGNLVPVVEFARLLTNRDRRFSATVLIITIPERPIVNSYIQTRGTALSVHDNDDVNFLHLPTVDPLSPDEYQSSLGYLCTLIEKHKPHVKHAIANLMATESGSDNAVSVRVAGLFVDMFCTSMIDVANELGIPSYLYFASPASFLGFLLYFPTLDAQLATEFVDSDTELIVPKDSSITELKIPSFANPLPPLVLPTTALKRKQDGYMWYLYHGRRYLETKGMIVNTFQELEPYAIDSLRVTEMPPVYPIGPVLDLHGLAQWHPDRASQEKIMRWLDDQPPSSVVFLCFGSMGSLSEAQLREIAVGLERTGFRFLWSIREPSKGTIYLPGEYTNLEEILPEGFFHRTAKIGLVCGWVPQVTILAHQAVGGFVSHCGWNSILESLWFGVPMATWPVYAEQQMNAFQLVKEFGLAVEIRLDYREGSDLVLAEELEKGLQQLMDGDDQVRRKVKQMKEKSRTAMMEDGSSYKSLGSLIEELMANI; encoded by the coding sequence ATGACCATGAGGAAGCTTAATCTGGTGTTCACATCCACTCCAGGAATTGGCAACCTGGTTCCTGTCGTTGAATTCGCGCGTCTCCTAACAAATCGCGACCGTCGATTCTCCGCCACCGTTCTCATCATCACCATACCGGAACGACCCATCGTCAATTCATATATCCAGACACGCGGCACCGCATTGTCCGTtcatgataatgatgatgtcAACTTCCTCCACCTTCCCACGGTGGACCCTCTCTCGCCAGATGAGTACCAATCCTCGCTGGGCTACTTGTGCACGCTGATTGAGAAACACAAACCCCACGTAAAGCATGCAATCGCTAACCTCATGGCAACCGAGTCAGGCTCGGATAATGCTGTCTCTGTTCGGGTTGCTGGGTTGTTTGTTGACATGTTTTGCACGTCCATGATTGATGTAGCTAACGAACTGGGAATTCCCAGCTATCTTTACTTTGCTTCTCCTGCGAGTTTTTTAGGGTTCTTGCTTTACTTTCCAACTCTGGACGCCCAACTCGCCACTGAGTTTGTTGACTCGGATACTGAGTTGATTGTTCCAAAAGACTCGTCTATCACTGAGTTAAAGATACCGAGTTTTGCGAACCCTTTACCTCCGCTCGTTTTACCTACAACAGCTCTGAAGAGAAAGCAGGACGGATACATGTGGTATTTATACCATGGGCGCAGGTACTTGGAAACCAAGGGGATGATTGTAAATACGTTCCAAGAACTTGAACCGTATGCAATCGACTCGCTTCGTGTCACGGAGATGCCACCGGTCTACCCTATTGGACCGGTTTTGGACCTCCACGGACTGGCTCAATGGCACCCAGACCGGGCCAGTCAAGAGAAGATCATGAGATGGCTCGATGATCAACCTCCATCATCGGTGGTGTTCTTGTGCTTCGGGAGCATGGGAAGCCTTAGTGAGGCTCAATTGAGAGAGATTGCGGTCGGATTGGAGCGGACCGGATTTCGGTTCTTGTGGTCAATCCGTGAACCGTCCAAGGGCACAATTTATCTCCCGGGTGAATACACAAACCTTGAGGAAATACTGCCCGAAGGATTTTTCCATCGCACGGCTAAGATTGGATTAGTGTGTGGATGGGTCCCGCAAGTTACGATCTTGGCCCACCAGGCCGTAGGAGGGTTTGTATCGCATTGTGGGTGGAATTCAATACTGGAGAGTCTATGGTTCGGTGTTCCAATGGCGACGTGGCCTGTGTATGCGGAGCAACAAATGAATGCGTTTCAATTGGTGAAGGAATTTGGATTAGCGGTGGAGATTAGATTGGATTATAGGGAGGGGAGTGATTTGGTGTTGGCGGAGGAGTTAGAGAAGGGGTTGCAACAATTGATGGACGGTGATGATCAGGTGCGGAGAAAGGTAAAACAGATGAAAGAAAAGAGTAGGACGGCTATGATGGAGGATGGATCATCATATAAATCTTTGGGATCGTTGATTGAAGAATTAATGGCTAATATTTGA
- the LOC102627503 gene encoding uncharacterized protein LOC102627503: MQGEATKGGCERLHRALCECHKRVASGPARESVCRHLNRALAECLVADACPEESEAVRSFCSSGGTALKRSQCQQAQLALSVCLSSRSS; the protein is encoded by the coding sequence ATGCAAGGCGAAGCGACGAAGGGCGGTTGCGAGAGGCTGCACAGGGCGCTGTGCGAGTGCCACAAGCGAGTGGCATCGGGTCCCGCGAGGGAGTCGGTGTGTCGGCACCTGAACAGGGCGTTGGCGGAGTGTCTGGTGGCGGATGCGTGTCCCGAAGAATCGGAGGCGGTGCGCTCTTTTTGTTCAAGTGGTGGGACCGCACTCAAACGATCGCAGTGCCAACAGGCTCAGCTCGCTCTCTCCGTCTGTCTCTCCTCCCGTTCCTCATGA